A region of Candidatus Terasakiella magnetica DNA encodes the following proteins:
- the thiL gene encoding thiamine-phosphate kinase, with translation MLGEFEQIAQIMAPLAQKAKGAFALKNDAAVFHHGAGEEIVVTTDTLVAGVHFFANDAPVLIAKKLLGVNLSDLASMGARPTHYTLNASYPKDITTDWIKSFASGLGEMQDNFDICLLGGDTTHTIGPLTLSLTAFGTISQGMSLPRLGARVGDLVCVSGTIGDAALGLLVAQGKLEDQRGHLLKRYHVPIPRIHLGQELVGLAKTCLDISDGLVTDMAHMQVGIDIELSKIPLSKAAQQALEKDSSLLNSILNGGDDYELLFTIAPEDREKLLESAKKTNTDISIIGRITEQKALRLMKEDGTCLSNITPGYRHF, from the coding sequence GTGCTGGGTGAATTTGAACAAATCGCACAAATTATGGCTCCTTTAGCTCAAAAGGCTAAAGGAGCTTTTGCGTTAAAAAATGACGCTGCTGTTTTTCACCACGGTGCTGGTGAAGAAATTGTTGTCACCACAGATACACTTGTGGCTGGCGTTCATTTCTTTGCCAATGATGCCCCGGTTTTAATCGCCAAAAAACTGCTTGGGGTCAATCTTTCGGACTTGGCTTCCATGGGAGCAAGACCGACCCATTACACGCTCAATGCCTCATACCCCAAAGACATCACCACAGACTGGATCAAATCCTTTGCAAGCGGGCTAGGGGAGATGCAGGATAATTTCGACATTTGCCTTCTTGGTGGCGATACAACCCACACCATAGGGCCTTTAACCCTCTCTCTCACAGCCTTTGGCACCATTTCACAGGGCATGAGCCTGCCAAGGCTTGGCGCGAGAGTGGGGGACCTTGTGTGCGTAAGTGGTACAATTGGCGATGCAGCCCTTGGCCTGCTTGTCGCCCAAGGAAAGCTCGAGGACCAACGGGGGCATCTTCTCAAACGCTATCATGTGCCGATCCCGCGCATTCATCTTGGTCAGGAACTTGTCGGGCTTGCAAAAACCTGCCTTGATATCTCTGATGGGTTGGTCACGGACATGGCGCACATGCAGGTCGGGATAGATATTGAGCTTTCAAAAATCCCGCTTTCAAAGGCAGCTCAACAGGCGCTTGAAAAGGATTCTTCACTGCTAAACAGCATTTTAAATGGCGGGGATGACTATGAACTGCTTTTTACAATTGCCCCTGAAGATAGAGAAAAGCTGCTTGAGAGTGCAAAGAAAACCAATACAGACATCAGCATTATCGGCAGAATTACAGAGCAAAAGGCCCTTCGTCTGATGAAAGAAGACGGGACTTGCTTAAGTAATATTACACCGGGATATCGTCATTTTTAA
- a CDS encoding outer membrane protein assembly factor BamE, with product MLKMVRSKTVFGVGLLMGAALMLSACTSQFATRGNLPSEERMAEIIPGEIHARDVAEILGTPSTFSTFGGESWYYISERVEYYAFMEPEILDRKVIQVKFTKEGMVEWVEKKDNQQGRKIQFVERVTATAGNEITFFEQVFGNLGRFNK from the coding sequence ATGTTAAAAATGGTTCGTTCAAAAACAGTTTTCGGTGTTGGTTTACTCATGGGTGCAGCCTTGATGCTAAGTGCCTGTACGTCGCAGTTTGCAACACGTGGCAACCTGCCGAGCGAAGAACGCATGGCTGAAATTATACCCGGTGAAATTCATGCACGAGATGTTGCAGAGATATTGGGTACGCCATCGACATTTTCAACATTTGGCGGCGAATCTTGGTATTATATCAGTGAACGCGTCGAATATTATGCCTTTATGGAGCCAGAGATTCTGGACCGCAAAGTAATTCAGGTTAAATTTACCAAAGAAGGCATGGTTGAGTGGGTTGAGAAAAAAGACAATCAACAGGGCCGCAAAATCCAGTTTGTTGAACGTGTGACAGCAACAGCGGGTAATGAAATCACCTTCTTTGAACAGGTCTTTGGTAACCTAGGTCGCTTCAACAAATAA
- a CDS encoding ubiquinol-cytochrome C chaperone family protein: MFLTKLFKTKPAYSEEVQALYIAMVNQSRLPVFYSDFEVADTVEGRFDMILLHAYALFRKLKAGGEATEEFAQSLWDLMFADMDQNLRELGVGDMGLARRVPRMAEAFYGRITVYEEGLNAQDEDALLKSALDRNLYLKTPVSDESLTKMAQYLRDIITNLDNADLNDLQKGEIQFGTPPSKET, encoded by the coding sequence GTGTTTCTCACCAAACTGTTTAAAACCAAGCCTGCCTATTCTGAAGAAGTTCAGGCTTTGTATATTGCGATGGTCAATCAATCGCGCCTTCCTGTTTTCTATAGCGACTTTGAAGTCGCCGATACGGTAGAAGGGCGCTTTGATATGATTTTGCTCCATGCCTATGCGCTGTTTAGAAAGCTAAAAGCAGGCGGCGAGGCCACAGAAGAATTCGCCCAATCCCTTTGGGACCTGATGTTTGCCGATATGGACCAGAATTTACGCGAACTGGGCGTTGGCGACATGGGGCTTGCCCGACGTGTCCCTCGTATGGCTGAGGCCTTTTATGGGCGCATTACCGTCTATGAAGAGGGGTTAAATGCCCAAGATGAAGACGCTTTGCTCAAGTCAGCCCTTGATCGAAATCTTTATCTCAAAACACCCGTGAGTGACGAATCGCTCACAAAAATGGCGCAATATCTTCGTGACATCATCACAAATCTGGATAATGCAGACCTTAATGACCTCCAAAAAGGCGAAATCCAGTTTGGTACGCCGCCATCAAAAGAGACATGA